CAAAAGACAACATTACCATCTGCAGTGGGTGGTGAACATAAACAGAAATTGCTCTTAAGTGTGGCTGGCACACCTACGTGTATTTTAACCCTGACagaaatttaatttgtttttgctttgttcatGATACAAAAGAAAAGCCTATAATGTTATCTTGGTAAAATTTTTAAATGATCTAAGAAATACACCAATATAATATTTCGGTGGAGTCTTAAGAGTGTTTTGTAATCAACTCTTTCTGTATGCTGCATATAGTGTAATATACTACTGGCCTTGAAGTTTCTTCACACAGCATTTAAAACAACCCACAGGGGCTCCAAAAAGCACTGGAACACCTGTTAGTTTTCAGTACTTGGACATGTGTTGCCCATTTTACCCCACTCAGCCCAcatgcttactaaatatctttgtAACCCTAAATAGACAATAACACCCAAAATGAAAGATTTGAATTAGCATTACGCCCCACACAGGCAGCAACACCTCCTATGTTATCAGTGTACTACCATTGGTGAATTTCTGACAGGGTTTATTTGTTCCTGCAATGGTAATGGCCAATAGGGGTTAGGGGACATTAATACAGACTCTGTCGTTGATAATTCCTAGAAAGCGGGTAACATTTTGGGTGTACTCCTTGCTGTGGTGAGACGGGACAacttgttaattaaaatatttttctatatataaataCTGGACAGTTGTCTATTAATGGATACAAAGTTATATAGTTGGCAAGCAGTCTGCATGGGGTAACCCAGCACCACCACTGTAGATGGCTCACAATTGAATATTTAGTGTAGGTGACCACTACTACTGCACAGTGCAAGTTGAGGAGGCGTGTCCCGCGGAAGACTTCACCAAAGCGTCACAGATGGCCTGTATCCATTCACGCTGCTCGGATTCACTGTTTGCTTTCAGGAAGAATGTCCTCTTGCCCCCCTTTGGAGTAATTGTCCAAGTGAATGTCATCTCATTGCCGTCTACTTCTTTAACATGGGCACCTAAAAGGTTGATTTTCTTTTGTGCTTCCTGCGTTTAAATAAACAAGCTGTAAGTGTTAAGTCCAAACTGAGGAAATTAAATGTACAATTTCACTTACTgcatgctcatactggacttcACTCGTACAAgcaagttaactgctcttagtcgaacccgctcttacatgtaattatttccTGCAATCGCTATTTTTTTAGCTGTTATTTGAATCTGATCACTTGCTACgagttttattgtactttacaactgctcttatctgtaatgtgatattctgtggTGATATTCTGACAtactttataatgtgatattttgtactgtgatattttgtaacaattttaagtcGCGCTGGACAACTGCGTCTGCTaagaaagtattattattattattattattattattattaataaataataataataataataataataaaaatacaatcgcTGTGATGGATCTAATCTTAGCTACCATGACCCCCACAATACATAGCATTCTGGTGTGTTTGTTTATCTAAGAGTTGTGTTTTAGGAGGGTGTTAAAACTGTACCGTACAGAAATGTAAAAGCTCTTCTTGGAATGGCAGCACTGACACATCGTGAATGATAAAACTGCTAcagaatattttggttttgagaaCAATATAGTTAACAGTATTCACCGtaacaacatctagaatgcacagtatgcaccctaacaacatctagaatgcacagtatgcaccctaacaacatctagaatgcacagtatgcaccctaacaacatctagaatgcacagtattcaccctaacaacatctagaatgcacagtatgcaccctaacaacatctagaatgccagtatgcacccta
The Polyodon spathula isolate WHYD16114869_AA chromosome 5, ASM1765450v1, whole genome shotgun sequence DNA segment above includes these coding regions:
- the si:ch73-111k22.3 gene encoding pleckstrin homology-like domain-containing protein, which codes for MAEAPATSNGVIRDSAVLAADKQGWLSKRTQFTHRWKPVWFVLKETQLLYGENEKEAQKKINLLGAHVKEVDGNEMTFTWTITPKGGKRTFFLKANSESEQREWIQAICDALVKSSAGHASSTCTVQ